The Chitinophagaceae bacterium nucleotide sequence GTATTCGGTAAAAATTGCAGTTGCCTGTACCGGAATAGCTTTCGCATCTTTTACATCCTGTTTTGGCTTGTTCCAGATGAAAAGCCAGGCATACGCACTTCCAACAATGGAAAAAATAATAATGAGAATGATAATAAGCCGGATCTTCTTCATAACATGGGAAGTATAATTACTCCAAGGTAAGTTTCAAATTGCTTGATGGGCACTGTAAGCAGCCGAACAGGTAAAATCAATGATTGAACCGGAAAAATGAAAGAGTAAACAAAAACAGGTGCAGGAGCTGTTTTACTTCATTGAAACATAGTTTGCAACCGGCTGGCGGTTTTGCAGACTTCTTGCCAGGGTGAGTTCATCGGCATATTCCAGTTCACCACCAAAGGCAATGCCTCTTGAAATGGTGGTGATTTTAACAGGCAGGTCCTTTATTTTTTTGCTGATATAAAAGAGTGTGGTGTCGCCCTGAATGTTGGGGCTCAGTGCAAAGATGAGCTCTTCCACTTCATCCGTTTTTAAACGGCTTATTAAAGGTTCAATGGTCAGTTGATCAGGACCAACTCCATCTAATGGGGAAATAATGCCACCGAGTACATGATACAATCCGTTGAATTGCTGCGTGCTTTCAATGGCTATCACATCCCTGATGTTTTCAACCACGCAAATGATTTGTTTTTTACGGGAGAAATTGCTGCAGATATTACAGATCTCCGTATCAGATACATTGCAGCACTTACTGCAGAACTTGATTTCTTTCCGCATCCGTGAAATGGTATCAGAAAAGAATTGAACATCTTCTTCCGGCTGCTTAATGAGATGCAGTACCAGCCGCAAAGCTGTTTTTTTACCAATACCTGGGAGTTTGGAAAATTCATTAACAGCATGCTCAAGTAAGGAAGAAGAAAAAGACATACGGCGAAAGTACGAAGGATGAAGGATTAAAAATTTCTGCCGGGAGGCCCTGCAGGTTTTTGATTTTTATCAACCGGCGGCTGCTGATTATTTAAATCAATCACCAGTTCATTGTCCCAGTTGTCTTTTACTGTTATGGTGTTTACAAGTTGCTGAACAATTTCCGGCTGCCGTTTGGGTTTTGCAAAAAAATCGCCTGCATCCCATACGCCATTTTGATTGGCATCATACAAAATACCTAACTGGTAGTTCCCCGGTTTAAACAACTTACGGTACCATTTAAGATCAGTTACCGGGTAGCTTGCAAAAATCTGGTCGCTTGTATAAAAGATCAGTACAGGGTGTAAAGAGGTATCGAGGTTTTTAAAAGTGATTCTCACGGAGCCGTATTCTTTTTCTGTTTTAACCCTGAATGAAATGGTGTCATTCTTTGTTGCAGATAAACCGGATGTATCGGTTGCATAATCCTTATTCAGAAAAAGTCTGTATGTTCCGCCTTCTTTCCATGCAGTGTACAGTACCAGTTGTTTATTCAGCGAATCATTTTTGATCAGCAGATCGGTTACCTGTTTGGTTGAATCAACAAAGAGAATGATTTTGCTGCTGTCGAAATGCCTGATTGGTTTCTGGTAACTGAGTTTGAAACTGTCTAAAAAATCCTGTGCTCCTGCTTCGAGGTTATTCGATGAAAGAAGCGTTTTTGCTTTATCAACTTTTGCTCCTGTTCCTGATGAGCCAGCTCTTTTCTTTTCTTTCTCCGCTGCAAATGCATAGAGTTTAATAGGCTTCGCGTTTGAATTAATCAGTATGGGAGAATCAAGAAATGCAAACTGTTCTATTGGCTGACTGTATTTTTTATCTCCATCTTCATCCTTCAGTGCATAGATATAAAATGTTCCTTCGGGCAAATTGGTAAAACGGAAATTACCTTTGCCATCAACTCTTGCAACATATTTTGGTTTTTCTTTTGCAACCGTTGAGTCCTGTTGCTTTGTATACAAAACGGCAAACATGGTGCTGTCTGTTTTACCGGTTTCTGCAAGAACTATACGGCCGGTTAATTCGCTGCTGTCAATGGTTGAACCGGTTGAAAAAGTATAGCGGAAGTTTTTCAGCGGATTGCCTTCATTCAGGTCAACAATGGCATCACCAAAATCAATACTGTAGGTTGTATTGGGCAGTAAGGAATCTTTCAATCGTATAGTTAGTGTGCGGAGTTTTGAATCAAAACCAGGATCCTTTGTAGGGTAGGGTGAGATCAATACTTTCTCATAGGCATTTTTCAGTTCAATATATTCATCAAACGTGATGGTGATTTTTTGCTCATTTGCATTCAGTGCAGAATCTTTGGGAGTTGCACGGACAGGTACAGGAGGAAGACTATCTCTCAAGCCGCCACTGGGAGGAACAATATTGGCACAGCCCGGTCCGCTGAGTATGCTGAAAAAAAGTATTCCGCTGATAAGAAGAAAAGAAATGAATTTGCCGATTGTCATAGAAGCTGCAAACTTAATCTAATTGTGTGAACCATGATTTTTAGGATAGATGGGATTAACAGGATTTGAATTGATACAAAGCTGTTAATGTCTGTATTGATAGAGCTTGCCAGAGTGGACTTGAGTTAAAATTGTATTTAGTCTTCGTTTTGTAGTTTCACATCCAACTGTTACAATGAAGTCAGATAACGTGACCTTTTCGCCTACAGCCAGAGCTGTGAATACATCTATAACAGGCTTCTGATATTCAGGGCCAATATTTTCCAAGCTAACCAAAGTGCCATCGTTTTTTAAGATTGTAATTGTAAATTTATCAACTCTACAGCTAAGGCCGTAAATTTCAGGGCTATCAACTTCTGCCCTAACCCACCATGCTTTGATTCCTTTAAATAGAATCTCGCCATCCTGAGTGGTTGTTAGAATTTTGGGATCAGGTATCTGGACTAATTTAAATCGAATACTTTTTATTAATGCTGACTTATTATACACCCTCAATTCTCCAAAAAGTGAATTTTTTTCACAGACTTTCCATATATACTTTCCTGACGCAACTTTCTTTATTTCTCCCATACTTACAGATAAAATCAAGTTCTGTTCAGGAATATTTTTTACAGAAATCGATATTGGGTTCTCAACACCAACATACAAGTTTCTGAAAAGATCATTTGAAACTACAATTTGTGCATAACTATAAGCATGTACAAAAAATAAGCAAAGCAAAAAGACAATGTTTTTCATATTGCGATTTTTTACAAATGTTTTTTTATCCTTCAAATCTCTCAAATTAAGGTTCAGGCTCTTCGTCTTCTAACTCATGCAAAGCAACCGCCATTTCATTGCTCTTAACAAAATTGCACCAGTGACAATCTTCTTTGCCGCAGCCGATGTAGAATTCACGATTCTGAATTTTATTCCATACAGATGATATCTGCTGACTCACTGTTTCAATATCAGCAGGAGTAATTACAATCTTCTCTTTATGGTATTCTTTCTTTTTATCAGGTTCTACGAAATCGAATTCAGTGCTGGTTACTTTCCAGTCTTTCTGTTCGTAATTGTCAACAAGAATTTTATAAAGACTGCCTGCCGCCAGTAATCACCACCATCGGGTTGTTTATCGCCGGGACCTTTTAATTTGTCTTTAGCTTTGTCAATATCACCTGTTTTATAATCTACCACATTCACTGACTTACCATCAAATTCCAGCTTGTCTAACTTTCCTTTAATGGGAACTCCTTTAACCATCACGTTACGGATATTGCGTTCAATGGCAACGATCTTATTAAAGCTGTTGATGTATTTATCATAATAATTGCTCAGCACTTCCTGCCCGTATTCCAGCCTGCGTTCAAATTGTTCTTTGGTAAAACTTTCACGGTGGCGGTGCATGTACCATTCAAAGTCGGCAATGAACTGATCTTTGGAATGAAAGGTATCTGCTTTGCCATCCTGCATCTTGCGGAACAACTGTTCCAGTGCATAGTGAACAGAAGAACCAAATTCGGTTGCTTCATTTTTAGGAGATGGGATGCGGATAAGATTCTTAAAATAAAATTCCAATGGACATTTGAGATAGTTGTTCAACGCCGTTACATTCATAACAAACTTTTCAAGAATAGGCTGAATGAATGCTTCTTCAATTTTATCAATCTCTGGTGCCTGTGCTTCACCAAATAAAAGTGCAGCAAATTCACTCATCACTTCAGTTGAAACGATTACGGTTTGTGTTTTGATGTCCTGCTCATCCTGGATTTCTGCAAGGAACATGGAAGGCTCCAGTTCTTTACCATCGTTCTTGAATTTGCTGTAGGAAATACTGAGATGTGTTTCTGCTCTTGTGAGGGCAACATAAAATAACCTGCGCAGCTCTTCAACATTTGTATCTTTTGAATCGGTGGAAGTTGCAAAAAGATTATCAGGTAATTTATACCCGCCTGCAGGCTTGCGTTTCTTTTCCCAGAAACTGGAATTACAGCCGGGGAAAAACACCTGTTCAAACTCCAAACCTTTTGATCCATGAACAGTGAGCAGGTTTACTCCTTTATCACTTCCGCTTACCTGTACTAATGGTAAAGTAATTTCTTCTCTCTCCATTAGTTCAATAATACTAACTAACTCTTTTAATGAAAGAAACGGATTGCGTCTGGTTTCTTCTTTTACAAAATCAAACAATCCCGTTAATACTTTCAGCAGCCAGTGTTTGTTTTCACTTTGCATGATGTATTTTAAAATACCAGCTTCACGGATAATATTTTCAAACAAATGCTGCAGCGTAATATTTGGTACATCAGCAATCAGTTTTTCAAAAACAAGCGTTGCATTTTTTAATCCATGATGAATGCCCTGTGAAAACAGATCTTTTGCAGGAGCATGTGCTTTTTCGTGCAATAACCTGCGCATGGAAGTTTTGTTTTCGCTGAACATGGCAGAAGCCACTTCAATACTCAGCTTGGCAATTTCAAGAGGAGGGATATGGAACCAGTTGAAATGCAGAATTTCAAAAAACATTTCATCGCCGCCATAAGGCTTATCGTGTTCGGCAGCCAGGTATTTCAGTATAAGAATAATTTTCTGTGCCAGCGGTATTTCAAAAATGTTGAGGTTGCGTTTGCTGTAAAAAGGAATCCCGAGATGATTGAAATAATGTGTTAACTCTTCACCATATTTATTCTCTTTATAAATAACAGCAATCTTGCCGGGAGGAGTTCCTTCAGCAATTAATTTCTGCACTTGCAGGGTAATGTCAATCATTTCCTGCCGTTGCGTTTCATATTCTTTGATTACAGGAGTATGTGTAAGATGATTGATTTTTTTATTGGAGGCAAGCAAATCCTTACTGAGTCCGTCAATTTTTTTGATCAACCGTTCTTCATTACGACTGATGACTGATTTTGAAATATCAAGTATTGGTTGTGTAGAACGGTAGTTGTTGGTTAATACAACCGTAAACAGATCATCCTTATAACCTGATGCAAACTGGATCATGTTCTCCACGTTTGCACCCTGGAAACGGAAGATGCTCTGGTCATCATCACCAACCACAAATACATTTGGTTTATCCCAATAGCTGATCAATAACTCAACAATCCGGTTTTGTGTGCCGCTTGAATCCTGGAACTCATCTACCAGCACATATTGAAATTGTTCCTGGTAATTGGCGAGTAGATTTTTATTTTCTTCAAAAGCTTTGATGACCCAGGTAATCATGTCATCAAAATCATAACGGTTTCTTTTACGCATCAGTTGCTGAAAACAATCAAACTCATTTACTGCCGCACGGAGTTTTTCCATGCGTTCCGCTTCTTCTTCGAGCTTTTCCTTTTTCAAATCACCTGCATTGAACTGTTTGTATTTGCGCTTGTACACAAACTCATCCTTTGTCGGGAGTTCTTTTAAATATGCTTCAATTTTTTCAAGGATGAATGCAGGAGTCCATCCTTCTTTTTTCATGGTGCTGAAAAGCCGGTCAAGATTGTTGATCTCGAAATACACGTCGCCACGGTAGCGTTTCAGTGGATGATTTTTTGGAAAGGAATCAATCAGTTCTTTGAAGAGTTCAATCTTTTCCAGGTCAGAAACAGGATCAAGCGCTGTTTTTTCAAACTGTGAAAGATTCTCCTGGATTACATCATTACAAAACGCATGGTAAGTATAGATATTTACTTTGTATGCATCAGGACCAATGAAGCTCAACAATCTTTTGCGCATGGCCACCACACCAGCATCTGTATAGGTTAGACATAAAATATTCTGCGGAAGCGTATCAGTTTCCAATAAAATTTTTCCAATACGGCTGGCAAGGATCTGTGTTTTACCAGTGCCCGGTCCGGCAATGACCATCACGGGCCCTTCAATGGTATCTACTGACAGCTTTTGTTTTTCGTTG carries:
- a CDS encoding Ig-like domain-containing protein gives rise to the protein MTIGKFISFLLISGILFFSILSGPGCANIVPPSGGLRDSLPPVPVRATPKDSALNANEQKITITFDEYIELKNAYEKVLISPYPTKDPGFDSKLRTLTIRLKDSLLPNTTYSIDFGDAIVDLNEGNPLKNFRYTFSTGSTIDSSELTGRIVLAETGKTDSTMFAVLYTKQQDSTVAKEKPKYVARVDGKGNFRFTNLPEGTFYIYALKDEDGDKKYSQPIEQFAFLDSPILINSNAKPIKLYAFAAEKEKKRAGSSGTGAKVDKAKTLLSSNNLEAGAQDFLDSFKLSYQKPIRHFDSSKIILFVDSTKQVTDLLIKNDSLNKQLVLYTAWKEGGTYRLFLNKDYATDTSGLSATKNDTISFRVKTEKEYGSVRITFKNLDTSLHPVLIFYTSDQIFASYPVTDLKWYRKLFKPGNYQLGILYDANQNGVWDAGDFFAKPKRQPEIVQQLVNTITVKDNWDNELVIDLNNQQPPVDKNQKPAGPPGRNF
- the recR gene encoding recombination protein RecR; its protein translation is MSFSSSLLEHAVNEFSKLPGIGKKTALRLVLHLIKQPEEDVQFFSDTISRMRKEIKFCSKCCNVSDTEICNICSNFSRKKQIICVVENIRDVIAIESTQQFNGLYHVLGGIISPLDGVGPDQLTIEPLISRLKTDEVEELIFALSPNIQGDTTLFYISKKIKDLPVKITTISRGIAFGGELEYADELTLARSLQNRQPVANYVSMK